The candidate division WOR-3 bacterium genome window below encodes:
- a CDS encoding peroxiredoxin: MAEEQIGCARPTGGPVGEKLEPAKEDTKPLNKEDKTMVMVGKKAPDFSAPAYFKGKFTSVKLSDFLGKWIVLCFYPGDFTFVUATEVSAVAEKYPEFQKLGAEVMSVSVDSVFVHKIWNENELSKMVKGGVPFQMLSDAGGKVGSVYGVYDPDAGVETRGRFLIDPDGIIQGYEVLTPPVGRNVNETLRQIQAFQLVRNSKGTEAAPSGWKPGKMTLKPGPDLVGKVWEVWKTDMAFD, encoded by the coding sequence ATGGCTGAAGAGCAAATCGGTTGCGCGAGACCTACAGGAGGTCCGGTCGGAGAGAAGCTGGAACCGGCAAAAGAGGATACTAAACCCTTAAACAAGGAAGACAAAACCATGGTAATGGTCGGAAAAAAGGCGCCGGACTTTTCGGCTCCAGCTTATTTTAAAGGTAAGTTTACGTCGGTAAAACTGTCGGATTTCCTCGGAAAATGGATTGTTCTCTGCTTTTATCCTGGTGACTTCACTTTTGTCTGAGCGACAGAAGTTTCTGCGGTCGCAGAAAAATACCCTGAATTTCAGAAATTAGGCGCTGAAGTTATGTCGGTCAGTGTCGACAGCGTTTTTGTTCACAAGATTTGGAATGAAAACGAATTGTCCAAAATGGTCAAAGGCGGAGTCCCTTTTCAAATGCTCTCCGACGCTGGAGGCAAAGTCGGGTCTGTTTACGGAGTATATGACCCTGACGCCGGGGTTGAGACAAGAGGTCGTTTTCTCATAGACCCGGATGGAATCATACAGGGTTATGAGGTTTTGACGCCTCCTGTGGGAAGAAACGTTAACGAGACATTGCGTCAAATACAGGCTTTTCAACTTGTACGCAACAGCAAGGGCACAGAAGCCGCTCCTTCGGGCTGGAAACCTGGAAAAATGACCTTAAAGCCGGGTCCTGATCTTGTCGGCAAAGTATGGGAGGTCTGGAAAACAGATATGGCTTTCGACTGA
- a CDS encoding SagB/ThcOx family dehydrogenase — protein MKEYYRDFLKDSIRKKVDFSKTRQSEGIPAPPVEKKSPLKAKKTALVTPGAWSSIKSVSVEKAIAKRKSHRSFMQDPLSLEELSFLLWSTQGIRENIKNRVYFRTVPSAGCRHAFETYLAVFRVKGLEKGVYRYLPLSHELVFIKEVENLEETVSASTLGQDFCSRGAVTFYWSVIPARMEWRYAEASYKVIALDAGHVCQNLYLACSAIGAGTCAVAAYDQERSDEMLDLDGVEEFVVYIAPVGKL, from the coding sequence AGGGATCCCGGCTCCACCAGTTGAAAAAAAAAGTCCGTTGAAAGCAAAAAAAACTGCATTGGTAACGCCCGGCGCTTGGAGTTCGATCAAAAGCGTATCCGTAGAAAAGGCAATCGCAAAAAGAAAGTCCCACAGATCTTTTATGCAAGACCCGTTGTCCTTGGAGGAACTTTCTTTTCTTCTCTGGTCAACTCAGGGGATAAGGGAAAACATAAAAAACAGAGTTTACTTCAGGACAGTTCCTTCTGCAGGATGCAGGCATGCTTTTGAAACATATCTCGCTGTTTTCAGGGTTAAAGGGCTTGAAAAGGGTGTCTATCGTTATCTTCCTCTCAGCCATGAATTGGTATTTATCAAAGAAGTCGAGAACCTGGAAGAAACCGTTTCGGCTTCGACTCTCGGGCAGGATTTCTGCAGTCGGGGCGCGGTCACTTTCTATTGGTCGGTAATCCCTGCGCGCATGGAATGGAGATACGCCGAGGCTTCGTACAAAGTTATTGCCCTTGACGCAGGGCACGTCTGTCAGAATCTTTATTTGGCTTGTTCGGCAATTGGCGCGGGAACTTGTGCAGTAGCAGCCTACGATCAGGAGAGATCGGATGAAATGCTGGATTTGGACGGCGTTGAAGAATTTGTGGTTTATATCGCTCCGGTAGGAAAGTTATGA